The following proteins are co-located in the Microbacterium sp. SORGH_AS_0888 genome:
- a CDS encoding class I SAM-dependent methyltransferase, producing the protein MASYTHGHHESVLRSHRSRTAENSAAYLLPHLRATDRLLDVGAGPGTITVDFAGLVAEVTATEVGEDELQLSRAAAAERGVSNIDFRVADIHALPFDDDTFDVVHAHQVLQHVADPVRALRELARVTAPGGIVAVRDSDYGAFAWWPLLPELDTWIDLYRTAARANGGEPDAGRRLLSWAHAAGLRDVVATSSTWCYATEDTRAWWGGMWADRIVDSAIARQLVDTGLATPAELDAVSAGWRTWAADDDAWFTLLHGELICRVP; encoded by the coding sequence ATGGCGTCCTACACCCACGGCCATCACGAGTCCGTCCTGCGCTCGCACCGCTCGCGCACCGCCGAGAACTCCGCCGCCTACCTGCTCCCGCACCTGCGTGCGACGGACCGGCTCCTCGACGTCGGCGCGGGCCCCGGCACGATCACGGTCGACTTCGCCGGACTCGTGGCCGAGGTGACCGCGACCGAGGTCGGCGAGGACGAGCTGCAGCTGTCCCGTGCCGCCGCGGCCGAGCGCGGGGTGTCGAACATCGACTTCCGGGTCGCCGACATCCACGCCCTGCCGTTCGACGACGACACGTTCGACGTCGTGCATGCGCACCAGGTGCTGCAGCACGTCGCGGACCCGGTGCGGGCGCTGCGCGAGCTGGCCCGTGTCACGGCCCCCGGCGGCATCGTTGCCGTGCGCGACAGCGACTACGGCGCGTTCGCCTGGTGGCCGCTGCTGCCCGAGCTCGACACCTGGATCGACCTGTACCGCACGGCGGCGCGAGCCAACGGCGGCGAGCCCGACGCGGGCCGCCGACTGCTGTCGTGGGCGCATGCGGCGGGGCTGAGGGATGTCGTCGCCACCTCGAGCACCTGGTGCTACGCGACCGAGGACACCCGAGCGTGGTGGGGCGGGATGTGGGCCGACCGCATCGTCGACTCCGCGATCGCACGGCAGCTGGTCGACACCGGTCTCGCGACCCCGGCCGAGCTCGACGCGGTCTCCGCGGGCTGGCGCACCTGGGCGGCGGACGACGACGCGTGGTTCACGCTCCTGCACGGTGAGCTGATCTGTCGCGTGCCGTAG
- a CDS encoding helix-turn-helix transcriptional regulator, with protein MAHELGDFLRARRTDAALSPESGVARRRIRGLRREEVATAAGISVDYYTRLEQGRETHPSDAVLDALARTLRLAPDAREHLFRLRGTAMSRPAPSPDDTLVERMAALVDAVRPNPAYVLDRLSTMVAVNPEGLALYAGFAALPPGERNTCRYLLTDPRAREVFVEWEELARGAVAQLRAANADDLHDPSLEALVAELGARSPLFAEWWSDHLVERRRASATHIRTAADGTVARRYEVLRIPDEELRMTLWLPPPSSTDGRRCATPSCAGPPSSMSQF; from the coding sequence ATGGCGCACGAGCTCGGAGACTTCCTCCGCGCACGGCGCACGGATGCCGCGCTCTCGCCCGAGAGCGGAGTCGCCCGCCGCCGCATCCGGGGTCTGCGCCGCGAGGAGGTGGCGACAGCGGCCGGCATCAGCGTGGACTACTACACCCGGCTCGAGCAGGGACGCGAGACGCATCCGAGCGACGCGGTGCTGGATGCCCTCGCGCGCACGCTGCGGCTGGCTCCCGACGCTCGTGAGCACCTGTTCCGGCTGCGCGGGACGGCGATGTCGCGACCCGCTCCATCCCCCGATGACACCCTCGTCGAGCGGATGGCGGCGCTCGTGGACGCGGTGCGCCCGAATCCCGCCTATGTGCTCGACCGGCTGAGCACGATGGTCGCCGTGAACCCCGAGGGCCTGGCCCTCTACGCGGGCTTCGCGGCGCTGCCGCCCGGCGAGCGCAACACGTGCCGCTACCTGCTGACCGACCCGCGCGCCCGCGAGGTGTTCGTCGAGTGGGAGGAGCTGGCGCGGGGAGCGGTCGCGCAGCTGCGGGCGGCGAACGCGGACGACCTCCACGATCCGTCGCTCGAGGCGCTCGTGGCCGAGCTCGGTGCCCGCAGCCCGCTGTTCGCCGAGTGGTGGAGCGATCACCTCGTCGAGCGTCGCCGCGCCTCGGCCACGCACATCCGGACCGCGGCGGACGGCACCGTCGCCCGCCGCTACGAGGTGCTCCGCATCCCGGACGAGGAGCTGCGCATGACCCTGTGGCTCCCCCCTCCGAGCAGCACTGACGGACGCCGTTGCGCGACGCCGTCGTGCGCGGGTCCGCCGAGCAGCATGTCCCAGTTCTGA
- a CDS encoding ABC transporter substrate-binding protein, whose product MNTRIIGTVGMAAAALLLTSCAVQTAPDGSASGSAAALASVPGFDLSDGTIHVGQMTALSGPLAPSSNEQVAGQQAYWDYVNATGGIAGKYPVKVVTADNQYNPQLAVQEYQRIKGDVVMLSGVLGDASTEALIPLLQQNEAVALPSTQSSRFTQNANLGMTFTSYQSNVWNALSYMFEKGQITRSSVVCSMIQADQSGEARQTALEYAAKQLGFTLGPKTEFAPTDTAFTAQVQTLKNANCAAVVFGGATNNVPNLVAAATQLDYAPIWEAEFFAIAQSFKDTDIAGYLKDHFVITGLGGNLDDTSIEGMALLNTQLGKTPTMQNVYGFMQAMTAATILEKAVSLGDLSGTGIMAAMTALDKVSYMGLNGDMTYGPVDERMQPDTSAIFSYDPAAPGSLKDLATMYVAPGGRGPGF is encoded by the coding sequence GTGAACACACGCATCATCGGCACGGTCGGGATGGCGGCCGCAGCGCTGCTGCTGACATCCTGCGCCGTGCAGACGGCGCCCGACGGCTCCGCGTCCGGATCGGCGGCGGCGCTCGCCTCTGTCCCCGGCTTCGACCTGTCGGACGGCACGATCCACGTCGGTCAGATGACCGCGCTCTCCGGCCCGCTCGCGCCGTCGTCGAACGAGCAGGTCGCCGGACAGCAGGCGTACTGGGACTACGTCAACGCCACGGGCGGCATCGCCGGGAAGTACCCCGTCAAGGTCGTCACCGCCGACAACCAGTACAACCCGCAGCTCGCGGTCCAGGAGTACCAGCGCATCAAGGGCGACGTGGTCATGCTCAGCGGTGTGCTCGGCGACGCCTCCACCGAGGCGCTCATCCCGCTCCTCCAGCAGAACGAAGCCGTCGCGCTCCCCTCGACCCAGAGCTCGCGCTTCACACAGAACGCGAACCTCGGCATGACGTTCACCTCGTACCAGTCGAACGTCTGGAACGCGCTGTCCTACATGTTCGAGAAGGGGCAGATCACCCGGAGCTCCGTCGTGTGCTCGATGATCCAGGCCGACCAGTCGGGCGAGGCGCGGCAGACCGCGTTGGAGTACGCGGCCAAGCAGCTCGGCTTCACGCTCGGCCCGAAGACCGAGTTCGCGCCCACCGACACGGCCTTCACCGCGCAGGTGCAGACGCTGAAGAACGCGAACTGCGCCGCCGTCGTGTTCGGCGGGGCGACGAACAACGTGCCGAACCTCGTCGCTGCGGCGACGCAGCTCGACTACGCGCCGATCTGGGAGGCCGAGTTCTTCGCGATCGCGCAGTCGTTCAAGGACACCGACATCGCCGGATACCTGAAGGACCATTTCGTCATCACGGGCCTCGGCGGCAACCTCGACGACACCTCGATCGAGGGGATGGCCCTGTTGAACACGCAGCTCGGCAAGACCCCCACGATGCAGAACGTCTACGGGTTCATGCAGGCCATGACCGCTGCGACGATCCTCGAGAAGGCGGTCTCGCTCGGCGACCTGTCCGGCACCGGCATCATGGCGGCCATGACCGCACTCGACAAGGTGAGCTACATGGGCCTGAACGGCGACATGACCTATGGTCCGGTCGACGAGCGGATGCAGCCGGACACCTCGGCGATCTTCAGCTACGACCCGGCCGCGCCGGGGAGCCTGAAGGACCTCGCGACGATGTACGTCGCGCCCGGAGGCCGGGGCCCCGGCTTCTGA
- a CDS encoding branched-chain amino acid ABC transporter permease gives MTATTSSPTLARHDRARAPRLFDTVTKKILAILFLVAIFTIPLSTADSYVLTVLATAATAAIAATGLNLLTGYAGQISLGHAFFVGAGAFSAQVLGGLWGLPLLVWLPLSALFAGALGLVVAPFALRLRGPYLAIVSLGLVYIGIYAARNLTPLTGGLNGTAVTAKVAIGPLDFAKLRIGPYIFTREQGMFLLCWLVLALVLVLTANIVRSRSGRAMQAIRDHDLAAEVLGVRRLPTMMNAFVVSSMLGGLGGGLLGVLLQYIRPENFGLDLSIQYVAIIVIGGLASIWGPVLGALFIGLVPVAAIWLAGFLPFISRPGHEGGLSVSGFGLVVYGILIVVFLLFRRGGLISFFRIRRRPRGPAQTPAAAAATETPSAPGAAHT, from the coding sequence ATGACCGCCACGACCTCGTCGCCCACGCTGGCTCGCCACGACCGCGCCCGGGCGCCGCGCCTCTTCGACACCGTGACCAAGAAGATCCTCGCGATCCTCTTCCTCGTCGCGATCTTCACCATCCCCCTCAGCACGGCCGACTCCTACGTGCTCACGGTCCTCGCGACGGCCGCGACCGCGGCGATCGCCGCGACCGGGCTGAACCTCCTCACCGGCTACGCCGGGCAGATCTCGCTCGGCCACGCCTTCTTCGTCGGAGCGGGCGCGTTCAGCGCTCAGGTGCTGGGCGGCCTGTGGGGGCTGCCGCTGCTCGTCTGGCTGCCGCTCTCGGCGCTGTTCGCCGGCGCCCTCGGCCTCGTCGTCGCCCCGTTCGCCCTCCGGCTGCGCGGGCCCTACCTCGCGATCGTCTCCCTCGGACTCGTGTACATCGGCATCTATGCGGCACGAAACCTCACCCCGCTGACCGGCGGGCTCAACGGCACGGCGGTCACGGCGAAGGTCGCGATCGGCCCGCTCGACTTCGCCAAGCTCCGCATCGGGCCCTACATCTTCACGCGGGAGCAGGGGATGTTCCTTCTGTGCTGGCTCGTGCTCGCGCTCGTGCTGGTGCTCACCGCCAACATCGTGCGGTCCCGTTCGGGACGCGCCATGCAGGCCATCCGCGACCACGATCTCGCCGCCGAGGTGCTCGGCGTGAGGCGGCTTCCGACGATGATGAACGCCTTCGTCGTCTCCTCCATGCTGGGCGGTCTCGGCGGCGGGCTCCTCGGCGTCCTCCTCCAGTACATCCGACCGGAGAACTTCGGGCTCGACCTGTCGATCCAGTACGTCGCGATCATCGTCATCGGAGGGCTCGCGAGCATCTGGGGTCCTGTGCTGGGCGCGCTGTTCATCGGCCTCGTGCCGGTTGCGGCGATCTGGCTCGCCGGCTTCCTGCCCTTCATCTCCCGTCCTGGTCACGAGGGCGGCCTGAGCGTCTCCGGCTTCGGGCTGGTGGTCTACGGCATCCTCATCGTCGTCTTCCTCCTCTTCCGCCGCGGCGGCCTCATCTCCTTCTTCCGCATCCGCCGCCGCCCCCGGGGGCCGGCCCAGACTCCCGCCGCGGCTGCCGCGACGGAGACGCCCTCCGCACCGGGGGCGGCCCACACATGA
- a CDS encoding branched-chain amino acid ABC transporter permease: protein MTAIWPGDSLNLDDPWALEVIRVGGIGITARDATLIPITAVLLLLFFVFFRFTRVGLSLRATAIDSEAAMAQGISTRFVFGVSWAIAGALGAFGGVVLSTTVGGGVRPGLEVYAFLALPVIILGGLESPLGAVVGGLVIGIVQQFAVTLVPAEWGSGFAEVVPYLVMLVILLIRPAGLFGRKEIRRA from the coding sequence GTGACCGCCATCTGGCCCGGCGACTCGCTCAACCTCGACGACCCGTGGGCGTTGGAGGTCATCCGCGTCGGCGGCATCGGCATCACGGCCCGCGACGCGACCCTCATCCCGATCACCGCGGTCCTGCTGCTCCTGTTCTTCGTCTTCTTCCGCTTCACCCGTGTGGGCCTGAGCCTTCGGGCGACGGCGATCGACAGCGAGGCGGCCATGGCCCAGGGCATCAGCACGCGGTTCGTGTTCGGCGTCTCCTGGGCGATCGCAGGCGCCCTCGGCGCCTTCGGCGGCGTCGTGCTCTCCACGACCGTGGGCGGCGGCGTCCGGCCCGGTCTCGAGGTGTACGCCTTCCTCGCCCTCCCCGTCATCATCCTCGGGGGACTCGAGTCGCCGCTGGGCGCGGTCGTGGGCGGTCTCGTCATCGGCATCGTGCAGCAGTTCGCGGTGACGCTCGTCCCCGCCGAGTGGGGCTCGGGCTTCGCCGAGGTCGTCCCGTACCTCGTGATGCTCGTGATCCTGCTCATCCGCCCTGCCGGGCTCTTCGGACGCAAGGAGATTCGACGCGCATGA
- a CDS encoding ABC transporter ATP-binding protein translates to MTGDTLLEVQDVELAIGGLQILRGVSFAVRRDEFFTVIGPNGAGKTSLLNVLSRIYRPTRGSVRFGDVDLLAQHRTALSGLGIARTFQNLALFDDMDVMDNVVLGRHRLMRSGVATGAVWFGRARREERLARQACEPLIDLLGLGDHLTRPVRDLPYGIKKRIELARALAVDPTLLLLDEPAAGMNDEETDELAEWILVAKRELGLTVVMIEHDMGMVTRLGDRSLVLDFGTVITVEAPSVAIADPRVISAYLGDDSDEPEDPTETGNIALRIPRHSRRRKGGVR, encoded by the coding sequence ATGACCGGCGACACGCTGCTCGAGGTCCAGGACGTGGAGCTCGCCATCGGGGGGCTCCAGATCCTGCGCGGCGTCTCCTTCGCGGTCCGACGGGACGAGTTCTTCACCGTGATCGGCCCCAACGGCGCGGGCAAGACGTCGCTGCTGAACGTGCTGAGCCGGATCTACCGCCCGACCCGCGGCTCCGTGCGCTTCGGCGACGTGGACCTGCTCGCGCAGCATCGCACGGCCCTCTCCGGGCTCGGGATCGCCCGCACCTTCCAGAACCTCGCGCTCTTCGACGACATGGACGTCATGGACAACGTCGTGCTCGGACGCCACCGGCTCATGCGCTCGGGCGTGGCGACCGGTGCCGTCTGGTTCGGTCGGGCCCGGCGCGAGGAGCGCCTCGCCCGCCAGGCCTGTGAGCCGCTCATCGACCTGCTGGGGCTGGGCGACCACCTCACGCGGCCCGTGCGCGACCTCCCCTACGGGATCAAGAAGCGCATCGAGCTGGCCCGTGCGCTCGCCGTCGATCCGACGCTGCTGCTGCTGGACGAGCCCGCCGCGGGCATGAACGACGAGGAGACCGACGAGCTGGCGGAGTGGATCCTCGTCGCCAAGCGCGAGCTCGGGCTCACGGTCGTCATGATCGAGCACGACATGGGCATGGTGACCCGGCTCGGCGACCGCTCCCTCGTCCTCGACTTCGGCACCGTCATCACGGTGGAGGCGCCCTCCGTCGCGATCGCCGACCCGCGCGTCATCAGCGCGTACCTGGGCGACGACTCCGACGAGCCCGAGGATCCGACGGAGACCGGGAACATCGCCCTGCGGATCCCCAGACACAGCCGTCGACGGAAGGGAGGCGTCCGATGA
- a CDS encoding ABC transporter ATP-binding protein translates to MSSSTAQLADALSVTGLSVRYGKSVAALKDVSLTVADGEVVALMGLNGAGKSTLARAVTGLLPAQGGTVFAGTIECFGRPITRRSARHIVRHGVAQSMEGRRIFGALTVEENIDLGGSTVPMAELRENRQRLYELFPRLAERRTQAAGLLSGGEQQMLALARGLMSSPRLFVMDEPTLGLSPKLVVYVRDTIRAIQAAGTSVLLIEQNATMALSVADRGYVIEHGRIVHEDTAADLREDGQLQRLLLGLGTEGAA, encoded by the coding sequence ATGAGCAGCAGCACAGCACAGCTGGCCGACGCGTTGAGCGTCACGGGGCTCAGCGTGCGCTACGGCAAGTCCGTGGCCGCGCTGAAGGACGTCTCGCTGACGGTCGCCGACGGCGAGGTCGTGGCCCTCATGGGGCTCAACGGGGCCGGCAAGTCGACCCTCGCGCGCGCGGTCACCGGCCTCCTCCCCGCACAGGGCGGCACCGTCTTCGCCGGCACGATCGAGTGCTTCGGCCGGCCCATCACGCGCCGCTCCGCGCGTCACATCGTGCGCCACGGCGTCGCGCAGTCGATGGAGGGGCGCCGGATCTTCGGGGCGCTCACGGTCGAGGAGAACATCGACCTCGGCGGCTCGACCGTTCCGATGGCCGAGCTCCGCGAGAACCGGCAGCGACTGTACGAGCTCTTCCCACGCCTGGCGGAGCGGCGCACGCAGGCCGCGGGCCTGCTCTCGGGCGGCGAGCAGCAGATGCTCGCGCTCGCGCGCGGTCTCATGTCCTCGCCCCGGCTGTTCGTCATGGACGAGCCCACGCTCGGCCTCTCGCCCAAGCTCGTGGTCTACGTGCGCGACACGATCCGGGCGATCCAGGCCGCGGGCACGAGCGTGCTCCTGATCGAGCAGAACGCCACGATGGCCCTCTCTGTCGCCGACCGCGGCTACGTCATCGAGCACGGGCGCATCGTGCACGAGGACACGGCGGCCGATCTGCGGGAGGACGGACAGCTCCAGCGCCTGCTGCTCGGGCTCGGGACGGAGGGCGCGGCATGA
- a CDS encoding acyl-CoA dehydrogenase family protein gives MPLDYPGDLLGFADGLTAAERAKLLELRTHLREHVRPLLVDAWERGDCPAGIRGPLAQLRLEDDPVLLGDDGAPSALYQGFKTVELSRLDLGVSIIYGGQVGMFRTLVREGGSPEQVVAWDADILSFRKTGCFALNEPDHGSDIAGGLATTARREGDDWVLDGRKRWIGNATISDELCVIAREEGGGRVLAFLVPSSAPGVTRSVIEHKGALRHVHNADIELVGVRVGEHARLPRIESFRDINRAFRVLRPAIAWNSVGMQLGAYDAAVAYALRREQFGAPIAGYQLIQEKLVQIVANIAQTLALAVRTTTHPLADDVTPSLIKLVAADRLRESAALAREILGGNGLLLENDVVRFLADAEAMYTFEGTREMNVLILGRALTGLSAFTRG, from the coding sequence ATGCCCCTGGACTATCCCGGAGATCTGCTCGGCTTCGCCGACGGGCTCACGGCGGCCGAGCGCGCGAAGCTCCTCGAGCTGCGGACGCACCTGCGGGAGCACGTCCGACCGCTTCTGGTGGACGCCTGGGAGCGGGGGGACTGCCCCGCCGGGATCCGCGGTCCGCTCGCGCAGCTGCGGCTCGAGGACGACCCCGTGCTGCTCGGCGACGACGGGGCGCCGAGCGCGCTGTACCAGGGGTTCAAGACGGTCGAGCTCTCTCGGCTCGACCTGGGCGTGTCGATCATCTACGGCGGCCAGGTCGGCATGTTCCGCACGCTCGTGCGGGAGGGCGGCAGCCCGGAGCAGGTCGTGGCATGGGATGCCGACATCCTCTCCTTCCGCAAGACCGGCTGCTTCGCGCTCAACGAGCCCGATCACGGCTCGGACATCGCCGGCGGCCTCGCCACGACCGCGCGACGCGAGGGCGACGACTGGGTGCTCGACGGGCGCAAGCGCTGGATCGGCAACGCCACGATCTCGGACGAGCTCTGCGTCATCGCACGCGAGGAGGGCGGCGGTCGGGTGCTGGCCTTCCTCGTGCCCTCGTCCGCGCCCGGGGTCACGCGCTCGGTCATCGAGCACAAGGGGGCGCTGCGCCACGTGCACAACGCCGACATCGAGCTCGTGGGGGTTCGGGTGGGCGAGCATGCGCGACTGCCGCGCATCGAGTCCTTCCGAGACATCAATCGTGCCTTCCGTGTGCTGCGCCCCGCGATCGCCTGGAACTCGGTGGGCATGCAGCTCGGTGCCTACGACGCGGCCGTGGCGTATGCGCTGCGTCGTGAGCAGTTCGGGGCGCCCATCGCGGGCTATCAGCTCATCCAGGAGAAGCTCGTGCAGATCGTCGCGAACATCGCGCAGACGCTCGCCCTCGCGGTGCGCACGACGACGCATCCCCTCGCGGACGATGTCACGCCCAGCCTCATCAAGCTCGTCGCCGCCGACCGGCTCCGCGAGTCCGCCGCGCTCGCGCGCGAGATCCTGGGGGGCAACGGCCTGCTCCTCGAGAACGACGTGGTGCGTTTCCTCGCGGATGCCGAGGCCATGTACACGTTCGAGGGGACGCGTGAGATGAACGTCCTGATCCTCGGCCGCGCGCTGACCGGGCTGAGCGCGTTCACGCGCGGGTGA
- a CDS encoding IclR family transcriptional regulator C-terminal domain-containing protein, translating to MVTADRSRDRVQSIERGMAVLRVFDGPERRLGASEIAARTGLPRPVVRRILLTFEHLGYVRSERGQWSLTARILELGSGYFAASSLPELAHPILLDIVAELHESTSVGVLEGTDIVHVARVDDGRPLGHTLRIGARLPAHATSLGRVLLAEKTDAEIAELYRGVPLERFTPRTAARLEELLAQVAEARESGYDVSIEEYNPGMLAAAVPISVEGTAIGALGVSSTTVREDERSLREVVVPRLRAGAAELARAYRDANPRPFRNR from the coding sequence ATGGTCACGGCCGATCGGTCCCGCGACCGCGTTCAGAGCATCGAACGCGGCATGGCCGTGCTGCGCGTGTTCGACGGGCCCGAGCGCCGGCTCGGGGCGAGCGAGATCGCGGCCCGCACCGGGCTGCCTCGGCCGGTCGTGCGCCGCATCCTGCTCACGTTCGAGCACCTCGGCTACGTCCGGTCGGAACGGGGGCAGTGGAGCCTCACGGCGCGGATCCTCGAGCTCGGCTCCGGCTACTTCGCCGCCTCGTCGCTGCCCGAGCTGGCGCATCCGATCCTGCTCGACATCGTCGCCGAGCTGCACGAGTCCACGAGCGTCGGCGTCCTCGAGGGCACCGACATCGTCCACGTCGCACGCGTCGACGACGGCCGGCCGCTCGGCCACACCCTGCGCATCGGAGCACGGCTCCCCGCCCATGCGACATCGCTCGGCCGCGTGCTGCTGGCCGAGAAGACGGATGCCGAGATCGCCGAGCTGTACCGCGGCGTGCCGCTCGAGCGCTTCACCCCGCGCACCGCCGCACGGCTGGAGGAGCTGCTCGCACAGGTCGCCGAGGCGCGGGAGAGCGGCTACGACGTCTCGATCGAGGAGTACAACCCCGGGATGCTCGCCGCGGCGGTGCCGATCTCGGTCGAGGGCACCGCGATCGGCGCGCTCGGGGTGAGCTCGACGACGGTCCGCGAGGACGAGCGCTCGCTGCGCGAGGTCGTCGTGCCGCGCCTGCGCGCCGGCGCGGCCGAGCTCGCCCGCGCGTACCGGGACGCCAACCCGCGCCCCTTCCGCAACCGGTGA